In Helianthus annuus cultivar XRQ/B chromosome 9, HanXRQr2.0-SUNRISE, whole genome shotgun sequence, the following are encoded in one genomic region:
- the LOC110928783 gene encoding tubulin alpha-2 chain, whose translation MRECISIHIGQAGIQVGNACWELYCLEHGIQPDGQMPSDKTIGGGDDAFNTFFSETGAGKHVPRAVFVDLEPTVIDEVRTGTYRQLFHPEQLISGKEDAANNFARGHYTIGKEIVDLCLDRIRKLADNCTGLQGFLVFNAVGGGTGSGLGSLLLERLSVDYGKKSKLGFTVYPSPQVSTSVVEPYNSVLSTHSLLEHTDVAILLDNEAIYDICRRSLDIERPTYTNLNRLVSQVISSLTASLRFDGALNVDVTEFQTNLVPYPRIHFMLSSYAPVISAEKAYHEQLSVAEITNSAFEPSSMMAKCDPRHGKYMACCLMYRGDVVPKDVNAAVATIKTKRTIQFVDWCPTGFKCGINYQPPTVVPGGDLAKVQRAVCMISNSTSVAEVFSRIDHKFDLMYAKRAFVHWYVGEGMEEGEFSEAREDLAALEKDYEEVGAEGAEDDEGDDGEEY comes from the exons ATGAGAGAGTGCATCTCAATCCACATCGGTCAGGCCGGTATTCAGGTCGGAAATGCATGCTGGGAGCTCTACTGCCTCGAACACGGCATTCAG CCTGATGGCCAGATGCCCAGTGACAAGACAATTGGAGGAGGTGATGATGCCTTCAACACCTTTTTCAGTGAAACCGGTGCAGGGAAGCACGTTCCTCGTGCTGTCTTTGTTGATCTTGAGCCGACTGTGATCGATGAAGTACGCACTGGTACTTATCGCCAGCTGTTCCATCCCGAACAACTGATCAGCGGTAAAGAGGACGCTGCTAACAACTTTGCTCGTGGCCACTACACAA TTGGAAAGGAAATTGTTGACTTGTGCTTGGACCGAATCAGGAAGCTTGCTGACAACTGCACTGGGCTCCAGGGTTTCCTCGTTTTTAATGCTGTCGGTGGCGGTACCGGATCTGGTTTGGGTTCTCTGCTTCTTGAAAGACTTTCTGTCGATTACGGAAAGAAATCGAAGCTTGGGTTTACCGTGTACCCGTCCCCACAAGTGTCAACATCTGTTGTTGAGCCCTACAACAGTGTCCTTTCAACCCACTCTCTATTGGAGCACACTGATGTCGCCATCCTTCTTGATAATGAAGCTATTTATGATATCTGCAGGCGATCTCTTGACATCGAGCGACCCACCTACACCAACCTTAACCGCCTGGTCTCTCAAGTTATTTCTTCCTTGACCGCATCTTTGAGGTTTGACGGTGCTTTGAATGTTGATGTGACTGAATTCCAAACCAACTTGGTCCCCTACCCGAGGATCCACTTTATGCTTTCCTCATACGCACCTGTGATTTCAGCCGAGAAGGCTTATCATGAACAACTATCGGTTGCTGAAATCACCAACAGTGCTTTTGAGCCGTCCTCTATGATGGCAAAGTGTGACCCGCGTCACGGCAAGTACATGGCTTGCTGTCTGATGTACCGTGGTGATGTTGTCCCCAAGGATGTGAATGCTGCGGTTGCAACCATCAAGACCAAGAGGACCATCCAGTTTGTTGACTGGTGTCCTACTGGTTTCAAGTGCGGTATTAACTACCAGCCACCGACTGTGGTGCCTGGAGGAGACCTGGCTAAGGTGCAGAGGGCTGTTTGTATGATCTCCAACTCGACTAGTGTGGCTGAGGTGTTCTCTCGCATTGACCACAAGTTTGACCTTATGTATGCTAAGCGTGCTTTCGTGCACTGGTATGTGGGTGAGGGTATGGAGGAAGGTGAGTTCTCTGAAGCTCGTGAGGATCTTGCGGCTCTGGAGAAGGATTACGAGGAGGTTGGCGCAGAGGGTGCCGAGGATGATGAGGGTGATGATGGAGAGGAATACTAG